A section of the Solea solea chromosome 17, fSolSol10.1, whole genome shotgun sequence genome encodes:
- the tmem181 gene encoding transmembrane protein 181 isoform X1, with the protein MDSDYSSVLENPLYSELKHFCRRIQEAYTELKEELTPYRDDRFYRLAPMRLYTLSKRHFVLVFVVFLVCFGLTLFVGVAGPRVIAEQEHSGDQLLVKNASVKTGPFILVSPPLTTYNQQLWLTCVMQAENSNMGDFRQPFEINVELKGVMQDASVMHINKVHQKSRTLHCGNKCEEIIVLHLGYLNYTQYQVVVSFKDLENITFELKVKFVWKTYNPTFSQVEIWFRFVFVVLTFMVTCLFAHSLRKFSMRDWGIEQKWMSILLPLLLLYNDPFFPLSFLVNSWFPGTLDDFFQALFLCALLLFWLCVYHGIRVQGERKFLTFYLPKLIIVGLLWLSAVTLGIWQTVNELKDPTYQYKVDIVNFQGMKIFFLVVVALYILYLIFLIVRACSELKNMPYSDLRLKFLTVLTFVVLIISMIILYLRFGAKALQNNFVAELSTHYQNSAEFLSFYGLLNFYLYTLAFVYSPSKNALYDSQLKDNPAFSMLNDSDDEVIYGSDYEDMPLQNGRAIKATAKYQDKSDSD; encoded by the exons CTCGTCGGTGTTGGAAAACCCTCTGTACAGTGAGCTGAAACACTTCTGCAGGAGGATCCAGGAGGCCTACACCGAGCTGAAGGAGGAGCTGACACCGTACAGAGATGACCGCTTTTACAG ACTAGCTCCTATGCGGCTCTACACCCTGTCCAAAAGACATTTTGTCCTGGTCTTCGTGGTGTTCCTGGTCTGCTTCGGCCTCACACTCTTCGTTGGGGTCGCAG GTCCTCGGGTCATTGCTGAGCAAGAGCACAGTGGTGATCAGTTATTGGTAAAAAATGCCTCAGTTAAG ACGGGGCCCTTCATCCtagtttctcctcctctcaccacaTACAACCAGCAGCTATGGCTCACCTGTGTGATGCAGGCCGAAAACAGCAATA tgggagaCTTTCGGCAGCCTTTTGAAATCAACGTGGAACTGAAGGGAGTGATGCAGGACGCCAGCGTGATGCACATTAACAAAGTGCACCAGAAATCCCGAACGCTGCACTGCGGGAAT AAATGTGAGGAGATTATTGTGCTTCATCTGGGATATTTGAACTACACCCAGTATCAGGTTGTGGTCAGTTTCAAGGACCTTGAAAACATCACGTTTGAACTCAAGGTTAAGTTTGTG TGGAAAACGTATAATCCCACCTTCTCACAAGTAGAGATCTGGTTCCGGTTCGTCTTTGTGGTGCTGACCTTCATGGTGACG tgtctGTTTGCTCATTCTCTGAGGAAGTTTTCGATGAGGGACTGGGGCATCGAGCAGAAATGGATGTCTATCCTGCTCCCATTGCTTTTACTCTACAACG ATCCATTCTTCCCACTGTCGTTCCTGGTCAACAGCTGGTTCCCTGGGACGTTGGATGATTTCTTTCAGGCTCTGTTCCTGTGTGCTCTCTTACTCTTCTGGCTCTGTGTCTACCATGGCATCAGAGTTCAG GGTGAGAGAAAGTTCCTGACGTTCTACCTGCCTAAGTTGATCATTGTCGGTCTTCTGTGGCTCTCAGCGGTTACACTGGGTATTTGGCAAAC GGTCAATGAACTCAAGGATCCTACATATCAGTACAAAGTGGATATCGTGAACTTTCAG GGCATGAAGATCTTTTTCCTGGTTGTGGTTGCCCTCTACATCCTCTACCTGATTTTCCTCATTGTCAGAGCTTGTTCTGAACTCAAAAACATGCCGTACTCGG ATCTCCGGCTCAAGTTTTTGACGGTACTGACATTTGTGGTGCTCATCATAAG caTGATTATTCTCTATCTGAGGTTTGGTGCCAAGGCTCTCCAGAACAACTTTGTGGCTGAACTCTCTACTCATTATCAAAACT CAGCTGAATTTTTATCCTTCTATGGCCTTCTCAACTTTTACTTGTACACATTAGCATTTGTGTATTCCCCCTCCAAAAATGCCCTTTATG ACTCCCAGTTGAAGGATAATCCTGCGTTCTCCATGCTAAATGACTCGGATGATGAAGTAATATATGG GAGCGATTATGAAGACATGCCTTTACAAAATGGACGCGCAATCAAAGCAACTGCCAAGTACCAGGACAAGAGCGACAGTGACTGA
- the tmem181 gene encoding transmembrane protein 181 isoform X2, with product MEQLAPMRLYTLSKRHFVLVFVVFLVCFGLTLFVGVAGPRVIAEQEHSGDQLLVKNASVKTGPFILVSPPLTTYNQQLWLTCVMQAENSNMGDFRQPFEINVELKGVMQDASVMHINKVHQKSRTLHCGNKCEEIIVLHLGYLNYTQYQVVVSFKDLENITFELKVKFVWKTYNPTFSQVEIWFRFVFVVLTFMVTCLFAHSLRKFSMRDWGIEQKWMSILLPLLLLYNDPFFPLSFLVNSWFPGTLDDFFQALFLCALLLFWLCVYHGIRVQGERKFLTFYLPKLIIVGLLWLSAVTLGIWQTVNELKDPTYQYKVDIVNFQGMKIFFLVVVALYILYLIFLIVRACSELKNMPYSDLRLKFLTVLTFVVLIISMIILYLRFGAKALQNNFVAELSTHYQNSAEFLSFYGLLNFYLYTLAFVYSPSKNALYDSQLKDNPAFSMLNDSDDEVIYGSDYEDMPLQNGRAIKATAKYQDKSDSD from the exons ATGGAGCA ACTAGCTCCTATGCGGCTCTACACCCTGTCCAAAAGACATTTTGTCCTGGTCTTCGTGGTGTTCCTGGTCTGCTTCGGCCTCACACTCTTCGTTGGGGTCGCAG GTCCTCGGGTCATTGCTGAGCAAGAGCACAGTGGTGATCAGTTATTGGTAAAAAATGCCTCAGTTAAG ACGGGGCCCTTCATCCtagtttctcctcctctcaccacaTACAACCAGCAGCTATGGCTCACCTGTGTGATGCAGGCCGAAAACAGCAATA tgggagaCTTTCGGCAGCCTTTTGAAATCAACGTGGAACTGAAGGGAGTGATGCAGGACGCCAGCGTGATGCACATTAACAAAGTGCACCAGAAATCCCGAACGCTGCACTGCGGGAAT AAATGTGAGGAGATTATTGTGCTTCATCTGGGATATTTGAACTACACCCAGTATCAGGTTGTGGTCAGTTTCAAGGACCTTGAAAACATCACGTTTGAACTCAAGGTTAAGTTTGTG TGGAAAACGTATAATCCCACCTTCTCACAAGTAGAGATCTGGTTCCGGTTCGTCTTTGTGGTGCTGACCTTCATGGTGACG tgtctGTTTGCTCATTCTCTGAGGAAGTTTTCGATGAGGGACTGGGGCATCGAGCAGAAATGGATGTCTATCCTGCTCCCATTGCTTTTACTCTACAACG ATCCATTCTTCCCACTGTCGTTCCTGGTCAACAGCTGGTTCCCTGGGACGTTGGATGATTTCTTTCAGGCTCTGTTCCTGTGTGCTCTCTTACTCTTCTGGCTCTGTGTCTACCATGGCATCAGAGTTCAG GGTGAGAGAAAGTTCCTGACGTTCTACCTGCCTAAGTTGATCATTGTCGGTCTTCTGTGGCTCTCAGCGGTTACACTGGGTATTTGGCAAAC GGTCAATGAACTCAAGGATCCTACATATCAGTACAAAGTGGATATCGTGAACTTTCAG GGCATGAAGATCTTTTTCCTGGTTGTGGTTGCCCTCTACATCCTCTACCTGATTTTCCTCATTGTCAGAGCTTGTTCTGAACTCAAAAACATGCCGTACTCGG ATCTCCGGCTCAAGTTTTTGACGGTACTGACATTTGTGGTGCTCATCATAAG caTGATTATTCTCTATCTGAGGTTTGGTGCCAAGGCTCTCCAGAACAACTTTGTGGCTGAACTCTCTACTCATTATCAAAACT CAGCTGAATTTTTATCCTTCTATGGCCTTCTCAACTTTTACTTGTACACATTAGCATTTGTGTATTCCCCCTCCAAAAATGCCCTTTATG ACTCCCAGTTGAAGGATAATCCTGCGTTCTCCATGCTAAATGACTCGGATGATGAAGTAATATATGG GAGCGATTATGAAGACATGCCTTTACAAAATGGACGCGCAATCAAAGCAACTGCCAAGTACCAGGACAAGAGCGACAGTGACTGA
- the dynlt1b gene encoding dynein light chain Tctex-type 1, with protein MDEYQTEEETAFIVEDVSKVIKESVEAAIGGSTYQHSRVNQWSTSVVEQCLSQLSKMGKPFKYIVTCIIMQKNGAGLQTASACFWDNSTDGSCAVRWENKSMYCIVSVFGLAI; from the exons ATGGACGAGTatcaaacagaagaggag ACTGCGTTCATCGTTGAAGATGTGAGCAAAGTAATTAAAGAG TCAGTAGAAGCCGCCATAGGAGGAAGTACTTACCAACACAGCAGAGTAAACCAGTGGTCCACATCTGTAGTGGAGCAGTGCCTCAGTCAGCTCAGCAAAATGGGAAAGCCTTTCAAATATATCg taACCTGCATCATCATGCAGAAAAATGGTGCTGGTCTACAAACTGCTAGCGCCTGCTTCTGGGACAACTCTACTGAtg GGAGCTGTGCAGTGAGGTGGGAGAACAAGTCCATGTACTGTATCGTCAGTGTTTTCGGCCTCGCCATTTGA